One segment of Thermococcus sp. AM4 DNA contains the following:
- a CDS encoding NAD+ synthase, whose amino-acid sequence MRKLDYGEVIERITAFIREKVNEAGAGGVVIGISGGIDSATTAYLAARALGKEKVLGLIMPYYKNQDVEDARLVCSSLGIECREINIKPIVDSFVSQLGFQPDKRSLGNIMARTRMIILYAHANAKNYLVLGTSNRSEFLTGYFTKWGDGASDYAPLINLYKTEVWEIAKLIGVPERIIEKKPTAGLWEGQTDEDELGISYRLLDEILWRLVDLKMEKGKIAEELGVPVERVEYVENLVRRSEHKRRLPLGPEF is encoded by the coding sequence ATGAGGAAGCTGGATTACGGGGAGGTAATCGAGAGGATCACCGCCTTCATTCGAGAAAAGGTCAACGAGGCCGGTGCAGGGGGTGTGGTGATAGGTATAAGCGGGGGAATAGACAGCGCCACGACCGCTTACCTTGCCGCCAGGGCCCTCGGGAAGGAAAAAGTTCTCGGCCTGATAATGCCCTACTACAAGAACCAAGACGTTGAGGACGCGAGGCTGGTCTGCTCCTCCCTCGGGATTGAATGCAGAGAGATAAACATCAAACCTATCGTTGATTCCTTCGTTTCCCAGCTCGGCTTCCAGCCCGATAAGAGAAGCCTCGGTAACATAATGGCCAGAACGAGGATGATAATACTCTACGCTCACGCCAACGCCAAAAACTACCTCGTCCTCGGAACCAGCAACAGGAGCGAGTTCCTGACGGGTTATTTCACCAAGTGGGGCGACGGGGCGAGCGACTACGCACCGCTCATAAACCTCTACAAGACCGAGGTCTGGGAAATAGCGAAGCTCATCGGCGTCCCCGAGAGAATAATCGAGAAGAAACCCACCGCCGGCCTCTGGGAGGGCCAGACCGATGAAGACGAGCTCGGCATAAGCTACCGCCTCCTCGACGAAATCCTCTGGCGCCTCGTGGATCTGAAGATGGAAAAGGGGAAGATAGCCGAGGAACTCGGAGTTCCCGTTGAGAGAGTTGAGTACGTTGAGAACCTCGTGAGGAGGAGCGAGCACAAGAGAAGACTTCCCCTCGGCCCCGAGTTTTGA
- a CDS encoding hydrogenase subunit MbhD domain-containing protein codes for MNALTIDMAIQAIILIGVLITAYLTIRFRDLLAAALMSAAMSLLLSLEFYMLHAPDVAIAEAAVGAGVVTAVVVYGIAKTERWEVEP; via the coding sequence ATGAACGCCCTCACGATTGACATGGCGATTCAGGCTATCATCCTCATCGGCGTTCTCATCACGGCTTACCTCACGATTCGCTTTAGAGACCTGCTCGCCGCTGCACTCATGTCCGCGGCGATGAGCCTGCTCCTCAGCCTTGAGTTCTACATGCTCCACGCCCCGGACGTTGCGATAGCCGAGGCAGCGGTTGGAGCCGGTGTGGTTACGGCAGTTGTGGTTTACGGCATAGCCAAGACCGAGAGATGGGAGGTGGAACCGTGA
- a CDS encoding ubiquitin-like small modifier protein 1, which produces MKVTVRYFARYRSLVGKGEEEVELPEGATVRDLIEKIKELHPVLRNEVFAEDDDLADVNVSRNGRYVRFDETLRDGDIVAIFPPVSGG; this is translated from the coding sequence ATGAAGGTCACGGTTAGGTACTTCGCCCGCTACCGCTCCCTCGTGGGCAAAGGGGAGGAAGAAGTCGAGCTCCCTGAAGGGGCGACCGTCAGGGACCTCATAGAAAAGATAAAAGAGCTACACCCCGTTCTCAGGAACGAGGTCTTCGCAGAGGACGACGACCTGGCGGACGTCAACGTATCGCGCAACGGACGCTACGTGCGCTTCGACGAGACCCTCAGGGACGGCGACATCGTGGCAATATTCCCGCCCGTGAGCGGGGGCTGA
- a CDS encoding aldolase — protein sequence MTRIAKRQLVIYSKKAHERGLTAAFGGNLSVRVGNLVFIKATGAVMDEMTEEQVAVIDLKGNQLSGVRPSSEYRLHLAVYRARPDVRAIAHLHPPYSIVASTLLEGELPIITPEAEIYLGRIPIAPFRPAGTEELAEVTAEALKGADAVLMAKHGIVTVGKSLREAFYKAELVEESTRLWYLSRK from the coding sequence ATGACCCGAATAGCAAAACGCCAGCTTGTCATCTACTCCAAAAAGGCCCACGAGCGGGGTTTGACGGCCGCTTTCGGCGGAAACCTGAGCGTCCGCGTCGGGAATTTGGTGTTCATCAAGGCGACCGGAGCGGTGATGGATGAGATGACCGAGGAGCAGGTGGCGGTGATAGACCTGAAAGGAAACCAGCTCTCCGGCGTTAGGCCCTCCTCCGAATACCGGCTCCATCTGGCCGTTTACAGGGCGAGGCCGGACGTTAGGGCAATAGCCCACCTCCACCCGCCGTACTCGATAGTCGCCTCGACACTACTCGAAGGCGAACTGCCGATAATAACGCCCGAGGCGGAAATCTACCTCGGGAGAATTCCGATAGCGCCCTTCAGACCCGCTGGGACGGAAGAACTTGCGGAAGTAACGGCGGAAGCTTTGAAGGGTGCGGACGCGGTTCTGATGGCGAAGCACGGAATCGTTACCGTTGGAAAAAGCCTGAGGGAAGCTTTCTACAAGGCGGAGCTGGTTGAGGAGAGCACCAGGCTCTGGTACCTGAGCAGGAAATGA
- a CDS encoding radical SAM protein: protein MKKLKIYIPGVKFPSISLTGSYCSLNCAHCGRHYLEGMKKPTRRDLLNFCLDLERSGGLGCLLSGGMDSRLKVPIDRYADELREIKQRTNLKLNAHVGFIDENDLDWLKYVDVISLDFVGDDDVIKRVYKIDRTVEDYLRIVDLLTENGIKVAPHITIGLDFGRIHWEFRAIDLLIQYPIDVLVLDVLIPTKGTEMENVPKPSVEESLKVVKYARERFDGELSIGCMRPTGRWRVDFDRGAVLAGVDRLTNPPRKVIEWAKTVRDVEIIYECCVM, encoded by the coding sequence ATGAAGAAATTAAAAATCTACATTCCGGGAGTTAAGTTTCCCTCAATCTCACTCACAGGGAGCTACTGTTCCCTGAACTGCGCCCACTGCGGGAGGCACTACCTCGAGGGCATGAAGAAGCCAACGCGAAGGGATTTGCTGAACTTCTGCCTCGACCTCGAGCGCTCCGGAGGTCTGGGCTGTCTGCTCAGCGGGGGAATGGATTCGCGCCTGAAGGTGCCGATTGACAGATACGCGGACGAACTGAGGGAGATAAAGCAAAGAACGAACCTGAAGCTCAACGCCCACGTCGGCTTCATAGACGAAAACGATTTGGATTGGCTGAAATACGTTGATGTCATTTCCCTCGATTTTGTTGGTGACGATGACGTCATCAAGAGGGTCTACAAAATAGACAGGACTGTCGAGGACTACCTCCGGATAGTCGACCTCTTAACCGAGAACGGGATTAAAGTCGCGCCCCACATAACGATAGGCCTCGACTTCGGGAGAATCCACTGGGAGTTCAGGGCGATTGACCTGCTCATCCAGTACCCCATAGACGTCCTCGTTCTGGACGTTCTCATCCCGACGAAGGGAACGGAGATGGAGAACGTTCCAAAACCGAGCGTTGAGGAGAGCCTGAAGGTGGTCAAATACGCGCGCGAGCGCTTTGACGGAGAGCTGAGCATCGGTTGCATGCGGCCGACAGGGAGATGGCGCGTGGACTTCGACAGGGGAGCGGTTTTGGCGGGTGTTGACAGGCTGACGAACCCGCCGAGGAAGGTCATCGAGTGGGCGAAAACGGTAAGGGACGTCGAGATAATCTACGAGTGCTGCGTTATGTAG
- a CDS encoding TRAM domain-containing protein has product MYGDRFGGYGNEAPVKVGERYRVKIESLGKGGDGIAKIKGFVIFVPNTQVGDEVEIVINSVKRKFAFAQVI; this is encoded by the coding sequence ATGTATGGAGACAGATTTGGTGGATATGGAAACGAAGCCCCGGTCAAGGTTGGGGAGAGATACAGGGTTAAGATCGAGAGCCTTGGTAAGGGCGGTGACGGCATCGCCAAGATCAAGGGGTTCGTTATCTTCGTCCCGAACACCCAGGTCGGGGACGAGGTTGAGATCGTTATAAACTCCGTTAAGAGGAAGTTTGCCTTTGCTCAGGTTATCTGA
- a CDS encoding M20 family metallopeptidase, with the protein MELELLKKLVSIPSRFGEEDKISNFIGSFLEENGLPVEYQEVEGFGSNVISRIKGKRLTVVLNGHMDTVGLGSGWTRNPWGELDGDRFYGLGSADMKGGLAALMAAFVEASYLPRRKRPSVIFTAVVDEEGYSRGTWRLIEEGKVKDANLVLIAEPTGENLMLGARGRYVIRLKVRGKKAHAARPENGINAIEEMSKLLAFLPRIKTKKHVRLGAGSYCTLYAHGEADGLSVPEEAEAIIDRHVVIGEDWERVVGELRKAAERVKMRGELEIEKFPRPTPEMLPYLVRENNRFVSTMSRIHSILWDRTPEKIYGKSVGDFNYFGTYLGVPTIVFGPIGGNWHGADEWVSVSSVERIKETYLEFLRVLGSGKRLAELVEMKGRAPLA; encoded by the coding sequence ATGGAGTTAGAGTTACTAAAAAAACTTGTATCAATCCCCTCCCGTTTCGGGGAGGAAGATAAAATTTCAAACTTCATCGGCTCGTTTCTTGAGGAAAACGGACTTCCAGTGGAGTATCAGGAGGTCGAGGGTTTTGGAAGCAACGTAATATCGCGGATCAAGGGAAAGAGGCTCACCGTTGTTCTCAACGGCCACATGGATACCGTCGGCCTCGGCTCCGGCTGGACGAGAAATCCCTGGGGTGAACTCGATGGCGATCGCTTTTACGGCCTCGGAAGCGCCGACATGAAGGGAGGCCTCGCCGCGCTCATGGCCGCTTTCGTCGAGGCCTCGTACCTTCCCAGGAGGAAAAGGCCCAGTGTAATATTCACCGCGGTTGTCGATGAGGAGGGCTACTCCCGCGGCACCTGGAGGCTCATCGAGGAGGGTAAGGTCAAGGACGCCAACCTCGTTCTCATAGCAGAACCCACCGGGGAGAACCTGATGCTCGGGGCGAGGGGCAGGTACGTGATCCGTCTGAAGGTTCGGGGCAAGAAGGCCCACGCAGCCCGGCCCGAGAACGGAATAAACGCGATAGAGGAGATGTCCAAGCTCCTCGCGTTCCTGCCGAGGATAAAGACGAAGAAGCACGTTCGCCTGGGTGCGGGTTCGTACTGCACCCTCTACGCCCACGGCGAGGCGGATGGCCTGAGCGTCCCGGAGGAGGCCGAGGCGATAATCGACAGGCACGTCGTGATAGGCGAGGACTGGGAGAGGGTCGTTGGGGAGCTCAGGAAAGCCGCCGAAAGGGTGAAGATGAGGGGTGAGCTTGAAATCGAGAAGTTCCCGCGCCCAACTCCGGAGATGCTGCCGTACCTCGTTCGCGAGAACAACAGGTTCGTCTCAACGATGTCGCGGATTCATTCGATCCTGTGGGACAGAACCCCCGAGAAGATCTACGGAAAGAGCGTCGGCGATTTCAACTACTTTGGCACTTACCTCGGCGTCCCCACGATAGTCTTTGGCCCGATCGGCGGCAACTGGCACGGGGCCGATGAGTGGGTGAGCGTTTCCTCCGTCGAGCGCATCAAAGAGACCTACCTCGAATTCCTCAGGGTGCTTGGCAGCGGTAAGAGGCTCGCAGAACTCGTGGAGATGAAGGGCCGCGCTCCCCTCGCTTAG
- the mbhE gene encoding hydrogen gas-evolving membrane-bound hydrogenase subunit E, with product MKRTIAYLSLLFILGVLLYIANPNYGLVFGPGGKEWLALRYTDNYYIQHGVQEVGGMNIVTDIVFDYRGYDTIGEATVLFTAIAGAIALLRPWRRDEA from the coding sequence GTGAAGAGAACAATCGCTTACCTCTCACTGCTCTTCATCCTCGGAGTTCTGCTCTACATAGCCAACCCCAACTACGGCCTCGTCTTCGGGCCAGGGGGGAAGGAGTGGCTGGCCCTCCGCTACACCGACAACTACTACATCCAGCACGGTGTCCAGGAAGTCGGCGGTATGAACATAGTCACCGACATAGTGTTCGACTACCGTGGCTACGATACGATTGGAGAGGCGACCGTCCTGTTCACGGCCATAGCCGGCGCGATTGCTCTTCTGAGGCCCTGGAGGAGGGATGAGGCATGA
- the mnhG gene encoding monovalent cation/H(+) antiporter subunit G: MSSVSYLIYAFLAVSLTFNTLGSIALIRFPDVYTRLHGATKCTTFGTIFAVLAVVTHALYRLHVTGDPKYLQMALHSLVALVALLLTNPVGAHAIAKAAHLSGYKPAKAVVDAYEEKLGGGAE; encoded by the coding sequence ATGAGTTCGGTGAGCTATCTGATCTACGCCTTCCTCGCGGTCAGTCTGACGTTCAACACCCTCGGAAGCATAGCCCTCATCCGCTTCCCGGACGTTTACACTCGCCTTCATGGAGCGACCAAGTGCACGACCTTCGGAACGATATTCGCGGTTCTGGCCGTTGTAACCCACGCCCTCTATCGGCTTCACGTTACAGGCGACCCCAAGTACCTCCAGATGGCCCTTCACAGCCTCGTTGCCCTCGTGGCGCTCCTCCTCACGAACCCCGTTGGAGCGCATGCAATAGCGAAAGCCGCGCACCTGAGCGGTTACAAGCCGGCCAAAGCGGTCGTTGACGCCTACGAGGAGAAGCTCGGGGGTGGTGCGGAATGA
- the eno gene encoding phosphopyruvate hydratase: MENPFEITAVIAREILDSRGNPTVEVEVYTPVSVGRAAVPSGASTGTHEAVELRDGGKRFHGKGVRRAVENVNKIIAPEIIGMDVTWQRDIDMLMIELDGTENKSNLGANAILGVSLAVAKAAANALGLPLYQYIGGTNAYVMPVPMSNVINGGVHAGNELDFQEFMIMPVGADSFREGIRWVSETYHTLKKVIAEKYGKNAVNVGDEGGFAPPLKEPSEALDLLTEAIEETGYKVGDEIAFALDPASSEFFDEKLGKYVVAGKEYDRGELLELYKELVSKYPIVSIEDPFHEEDWEGFVEITKELGRKIQIVGDDLFVTNPKRIRKGIELGAANALLLKVNQIGTLSEAIDAAYTAYRAGYGVVVSHRSGETEDSTIADIAVAINAGQIKTGAPARSDRNAKYNQLIRIEEELEGIAVYPGKKFHNPFL; this comes from the coding sequence ATGGAGAACCCGTTCGAGATTACTGCCGTTATAGCGAGGGAAATCCTCGACAGCAGGGGAAACCCGACCGTTGAGGTCGAGGTCTACACGCCGGTGAGCGTTGGACGCGCCGCCGTTCCAAGCGGAGCGAGCACCGGAACCCACGAGGCGGTCGAGCTCCGCGACGGCGGAAAGCGCTTCCACGGCAAGGGAGTCAGAAGGGCGGTCGAGAACGTCAACAAGATTATAGCGCCAGAGATCATCGGAATGGACGTTACGTGGCAGAGGGACATCGACATGCTGATGATTGAGCTCGACGGCACCGAGAACAAGAGCAACCTCGGAGCCAACGCTATTCTGGGCGTTTCCCTCGCCGTTGCCAAGGCCGCCGCGAACGCCCTCGGGTTGCCCCTCTACCAGTACATCGGCGGAACCAACGCCTACGTCATGCCAGTTCCGATGAGCAACGTCATCAACGGAGGCGTCCACGCGGGCAACGAGCTGGACTTCCAGGAGTTCATGATAATGCCCGTTGGAGCCGACTCCTTCAGGGAAGGCATAAGGTGGGTTTCCGAGACCTACCACACCCTCAAGAAGGTCATAGCCGAGAAGTACGGCAAGAACGCGGTAAACGTTGGCGACGAGGGTGGATTCGCCCCGCCCCTCAAGGAGCCGAGCGAAGCCCTCGACCTCCTCACCGAGGCCATCGAGGAGACGGGTTATAAGGTCGGCGACGAGATAGCCTTCGCCCTCGACCCGGCATCGAGCGAGTTCTTCGACGAAAAGCTCGGCAAGTACGTCGTCGCCGGGAAGGAGTACGACAGGGGAGAGCTCCTTGAGCTCTACAAGGAACTCGTGAGCAAGTACCCGATAGTCTCGATAGAGGACCCGTTCCACGAGGAGGACTGGGAGGGCTTCGTCGAGATAACGAAGGAGCTCGGAAGGAAGATACAGATAGTCGGCGACGACCTGTTTGTGACAAACCCGAAGAGGATAAGGAAGGGCATAGAGCTCGGAGCGGCGAACGCTCTCCTCCTCAAGGTCAACCAGATTGGAACGCTGAGCGAGGCGATAGATGCAGCCTACACCGCCTACCGCGCCGGCTACGGCGTCGTGGTGTCGCACCGCTCCGGAGAAACGGAGGACTCGACGATAGCGGACATAGCCGTTGCCATCAACGCCGGCCAGATAAAGACCGGCGCTCCGGCAAGGAGCGACAGGAACGCCAAGTACAACCAGCTCATCCGCATAGAGGAAGAGCTCGAGGGGATCGCGGTTTATCCGGGCAAGAAGTTCCACAACCCGTTCCTCTGA
- a CDS encoding transglutaminase-like domain-containing protein, which produces MGKISRALRLLSWVLVLLLLGVTLDVSLNDGAITRKYLPHSVLEELEGLRDQVASRAEDYLITEAFERYLNDPHELSVLRNLSSGLRGKDVVSSAWNVLLWEDGHLSYDHNRTEPTFIPPSQFISRGKGICGDYALLTAGLLLVMNYSPVYVLSIEFNDSEVGHLTAAIAVRGRYLVADQHPPLMDLASYYRHWALYVDDPAHISRATVYVLFWKGGRVVMRRYRELSWRDFLAQDYNMSERDLESMSEELLRSFEARYDIAPDPGLPRVAEEGVSERYHWISMWQGLFPGYADYYLPVTEEEMVDYMLDQMEAQGELGDKLRESRAFWLELSRSGANLTLTVYLAG; this is translated from the coding sequence ATGGGAAAGATCTCAAGGGCTCTGCGGCTTTTATCATGGGTTCTGGTGCTTCTTCTCCTCGGGGTTACCCTTGACGTTTCCCTGAACGACGGCGCCATAACCAGGAAGTACCTGCCCCACTCGGTTCTTGAGGAGCTTGAGGGGCTTAGGGACCAAGTTGCGTCCCGCGCCGAGGACTACCTCATAACCGAGGCCTTTGAGCGCTACCTCAACGATCCCCACGAGCTCTCCGTGCTCAGGAACCTCTCCTCCGGGCTCAGGGGAAAGGACGTGGTTTCCTCTGCCTGGAACGTTCTCCTCTGGGAGGACGGGCACCTCAGCTACGACCACAACAGGACCGAGCCGACTTTCATACCGCCTTCCCAGTTCATCTCCCGTGGAAAGGGGATATGCGGTGATTACGCTCTACTCACCGCGGGTCTTCTCCTCGTTATGAACTACTCCCCGGTTTACGTTCTCTCGATAGAGTTCAACGACTCGGAAGTCGGTCATCTGACCGCCGCCATAGCGGTCAGGGGCAGATACCTCGTCGCTGACCAGCACCCGCCCCTGATGGATCTGGCTTCGTACTACCGTCACTGGGCTCTTTACGTTGATGATCCCGCCCACATCTCCCGCGCTACCGTGTACGTTCTCTTCTGGAAAGGGGGCAGGGTCGTGATGAGGCGCTACCGCGAGCTCTCCTGGAGGGATTTCCTCGCCCAGGACTACAACATGAGCGAGAGGGACCTCGAATCCATGTCTGAGGAGCTTTTAAGGTCCTTTGAGGCGAGGTACGACATTGCCCCGGATCCCGGGCTCCCTCGCGTAGCTGAGGAGGGCGTATCCGAGCGCTATCACTGGATATCCATGTGGCAGGGCCTGTTCCCCGGCTACGCCGACTACTACCTCCCGGTTACTGAGGAAGAGATGGTCGATTACATGCTCGATCAGATGGAGGCCCAGGGGGAGTTGGGAGACAAACTTCGCGAGTCCCGCGCCTTCTGGCTGGAACTGTCGCGGAGCGGGGCAAACCTCACCCTGACCGTTTACCTGGCCGGGTAG
- a CDS encoding cation:proton antiporter, with product MIAPEFFYAALVVAIGGLICILRAMIGPTVPDRVVGVDTLNTLVVAGMVLLGAAYDRTIYIDIAIVYAFLSYIGTLVIARYLQGGLR from the coding sequence ATGATCGCCCCTGAGTTCTTTTACGCGGCGCTGGTTGTAGCGATCGGCGGATTGATCTGCATCCTGAGGGCCATGATAGGTCCAACGGTCCCGGACAGGGTCGTGGGAGTTGATACGCTCAACACGCTCGTCGTCGCTGGAATGGTTCTCCTCGGAGCGGCCTACGACAGGACGATTTACATCGACATAGCCATCGTCTACGCCTTCCTGAGCTACATTGGAACCCTTGTAATAGCGCGCTACCTCCAGGGGGGATTGAGATGA
- a CDS encoding CGP-CTERM-anchored Cys-rich protein: MRRVYALLVIVAFIASMLPARSIGACFSPSDLYSVEVLLNKPGIEYNLSPGVPGEIDVEGRTFLLKVWNGSYGLHVRVEIPTVRQLGAHWVYSGTLVLTSDALEKLRESGWLINGSELIRGNATFRITNQGWECKSDSDCATGGCSGEVCAPKVVVGRIATPCVYAPWYQCFQLTSCGCVNGTCSWKPNPEFEKCLRNYGVDPSRVIRAGPTGIVGKAPDPDELREAVEELLKATGINCTSVEIQSRSEEGPAYRTSEVNASKVVEKALEELVSRGVIRGLTKEDIVEIAKAAEWGNAGWNSHIGWYETKNGTYSWIPYDESKDPLLIRTVGCGYWDTGNGDSAVSPDEPGINGTQQGTPERTGSSSTPASGSIKTVCGPGLIVLLSLGVIGRRRK, from the coding sequence ATGAGAAGGGTGTACGCCCTCTTGGTGATCGTGGCTTTCATTGCCTCAATGCTCCCGGCCCGATCGATTGGGGCCTGCTTCAGCCCCTCCGATCTCTACTCCGTTGAGGTCCTGCTCAATAAGCCCGGGATAGAGTACAACCTCTCTCCAGGCGTTCCCGGGGAGATAGATGTCGAGGGGAGGACTTTCCTGCTGAAGGTGTGGAACGGGAGTTACGGCCTTCACGTCCGCGTGGAGATCCCAACCGTCCGGCAGCTTGGCGCCCACTGGGTCTACTCTGGAACCCTCGTGCTCACATCTGACGCCCTCGAAAAGCTCAGGGAGAGCGGCTGGCTCATCAACGGGAGCGAGCTCATCAGGGGAAACGCCACCTTCCGGATCACGAATCAGGGCTGGGAGTGCAAATCAGATTCCGACTGCGCCACCGGCGGCTGCTCCGGTGAGGTCTGTGCACCGAAGGTAGTGGTGGGCAGGATAGCTACCCCCTGCGTTTACGCCCCCTGGTATCAGTGCTTCCAGCTCACGAGCTGCGGCTGCGTGAACGGCACCTGCTCCTGGAAGCCCAACCCCGAGTTTGAGAAGTGCCTGAGGAATTATGGGGTTGATCCATCGAGGGTCATACGGGCCGGTCCCACAGGGATCGTTGGAAAGGCCCCGGATCCGGACGAGCTCAGAGAAGCCGTTGAGGAGCTTTTGAAGGCAACGGGGATTAACTGCACGAGCGTTGAGATTCAATCGCGTTCCGAGGAGGGGCCGGCCTACCGTACCTCAGAAGTGAACGCCTCGAAGGTTGTTGAGAAGGCCCTTGAAGAGCTGGTATCCAGAGGTGTCATCAGGGGCCTCACGAAGGAGGACATCGTGGAGATAGCGAAGGCCGCTGAGTGGGGCAACGCCGGCTGGAACTCCCACATCGGCTGGTACGAGACGAAGAACGGAACTTATTCGTGGATACCCTACGATGAGAGCAAGGATCCTCTGCTGATTCGCACCGTCGGCTGCGGCTACTGGGACACCGGAAACGGGGATAGTGCCGTGTCGCCCGATGAACCCGGGATCAACGGAACCCAGCAGGGAACCCCCGAGCGCACGGGCTCAAGCTCCACACCTGCTTCGGGCTCTATTAAAACCGTCTGCGGCCCCGGGCTGATAGTCCTGCTCTCCCTGGGGGTCATCGGGAGAAGGAGAAAATGA
- a CDS encoding monovalent cation/H+ antiporter subunit E, whose amino-acid sequence MGFMVAFLFAYVLWLVLTAGTKGMLWNGQELIAGLIFAAIVGYATKDVIGERASRFLNPAKWILGIAYAPVLFWGMVKANLDVAYRVITGKIRPGIVRVPVELENDAQYTILANSITLTPGTLTIDACPDEKALYVHWINIPPGLERPENSEPVSGPFEKWARRLGE is encoded by the coding sequence ATGGGTTTCATGGTTGCCTTCCTCTTTGCGTACGTCCTCTGGCTCGTACTCACGGCCGGGACTAAGGGAATGTTGTGGAACGGCCAGGAGCTAATAGCGGGTCTGATCTTTGCGGCGATAGTTGGATACGCCACGAAAGACGTGATCGGGGAAAGGGCCAGCCGCTTCCTCAACCCTGCCAAGTGGATTCTGGGAATTGCATACGCTCCGGTCCTTTTCTGGGGAATGGTCAAGGCCAACCTCGACGTTGCCTACAGGGTCATAACGGGCAAGATAAGGCCAGGGATCGTGAGGGTCCCCGTTGAGCTTGAAAACGACGCCCAGTACACGATTCTGGCCAACTCGATAACGCTAACGCCTGGAACGCTCACAATCGACGCCTGTCCCGATGAGAAGGCCCTCTACGTTCACTGGATAAACATCCCCCCCGGACTTGAGAGGCCGGAAAACTCCGAACCGGTTTCTGGACCCTTCGAAAAGTGGGCCAGGAGGTTGGGAGAATGA
- a CDS encoding type II toxin-antitoxin system HicB family antitoxin, with protein MIVKFEVYFDGEYWCAKGIDDDIFTQGKTLDELMENIREAVEVHFS; from the coding sequence ATGATAGTCAAGTTCGAGGTATATTTCGACGGTGAGTACTGGTGCGCCAAGGGCATAGACGATGACATCTTCACCCAGGGAAAGACCCTCGATGAACTCATGGAAAACATAAGGGAGGCCGTTGAGGTACACTTTTCTTGA